AACTATGAATTCAGGCACGGAGCTGTTTCGCAAAAGTGATGTAGACAAGCTGTATCAGTGGCTGCTGCAAACCATGCCTCGGGAAAAAGCCTTCAGCTGATGCTAGTGCCAGAAGTGCTCCTCAATCCTAAGCTAATTGATAAAATAGCCTGGCTGCACTTGCACGAAGGCAAACTGCTAAGCACGCGCAGTCGGGGTAAAGACCGCTACTACATTCCGGGGGGTAAGCGCGAGGCAGGCGAAACCGACGAGCAAACGCTATTGCGTGAAATAAAGGAAGAGCTGACGGTGGACTTGCAGCCGACAAGCCTGGTGTATCGGGGCACGTTTGAAGCGTCGGCGCATGGCCACGCGGCCGACGTAGTGGTTCGTATGACGTGCTACAGCGCCCACTACACGGGCATCTTGCAGCCCGCTGCCGAGATTGAAGAAGTAATCTGGCTTACCTACCAGCACCGCCCGCAGGTATCCGCCGTCGACCAGCTCATTTTTGACTGGCTTCGGCAGCAATCTCTGCTGGCTGATTGACACTCATTCTTACTCGCCTCACCATGCTACAAAATTCCAAAGGCCCAGAGCTTCCTGCCTGGGTATTTCTCATGATTCGCTTCGGCTCCCTTTTGCTGGTGGCGGTTGTAGCCTACTTTCTATTCAGGTGCAATAGCTAGCAGAGCGGTGTAGAGATGCCTACTTACGGCTGTTGCTGATCTGCCAGCAACGCACCGTTTGGTTACAACCAAACATCGTCGAATGCGCGTTTCTATGGCGGAATGAACCATTTAGAAAGCGAAACTGATATACTTCCAGTATTTTACCGGAAGTTATTGCTCACCAAGCCTTCACATGATGAAACTAATTCTTCCTTCACTGGCTGCTTTGCTACTGGGTAGTCAGGCGTACGCGCAAAGCAACATCAAAACGCTGCCCTACCCGCCAACCAAAAAAGTAGACACCGTCACTACTTACTTCAGCACCAAAGTAGCCGACCCCTACCGCTGGCTGGAAAACGACCAAGCCACTGATACTAAGGCGTGGGTGACTGAGCAGAATAAGGTAACCCAGAATTATCTGTCCCAAATTCCCTACCGCGACGCCATTCGCAAGCGCCTCGAAACGCTCTGGAATTATGAGAAATACAGCGCCCCGTACAAGGAAGGCAAGTACACGTATTTCTCAAAAAACACAGGTTTGCAAAGCCAGTATGTGCTCTACCGCCAGCAAGGGGAGGGCACTCCGGAAGTATTTCTCGATCCGAACAAGTTTTCTAAGGACGGCACCACTTCGCTGGCGGGCATCAACTTCACCAAAGATGGCAGCCTAGCCGCTTACCAAATCTCGGAAGGCGGCTCCGACTGGCGCAAAGTAATTGTACTCAAAACGGATAATAAATCCATTGTCGGTGACACGCTGAAAGACGTCAAGTTCTCGGGCCTGGCCTGGAAAGGCAACGACGGTTTTTACTACAGCAGCTACGACAAGCCCAAAGCTGGCAGCCAGCTAGCCGGCCTCACGCAGTACCACAAGCTGTTTTACCACAAACTTGGCACTCCGCAGGCATCTGACAAACTCGTATTTGGTGGCGACAAAACCCCGCGTCGCTACGTGAACGCCAGCCTCACCGAAGATGAGCGTTTTCTGATTATTACGGCAGCTAATACGACTACCGGCAACGAGCTCTACGTGCAGGATTTGAGTAAACCAAACAGCACGATTGTGCAGATGGTAAGCGACGAGAAAAACGAGCATAATGTAGTGGATAATGTGGGGGGCAAATTATACGTCCATACCAACCTGAATGCGCCCAACTTCCGAGTAGTAACGGTAGACGCGGCTAACCCAACACCCGCGAACTGGAAAGACCTGATTCCGGAGAGCAAGAACGTGCTGAGCGTGTCGACGGGCGGAGGAAAAATCTTCGCTAACTACCTGAAAGACGCCACTTCCCTAATTGAGCAGTATGATATGAACGGCAAAAAAGAGCGTTCTATCGCTTTGCCTTCCGTGGGTTCAGCGGGCGGTTTTGGCACCAAAAAAGAGGAGAAAGAAACGTATTACACCTTCACTTCTTACATCTACCCGCCCACCATTTTCAAGTACGATATTGCGTCGGGCAAATCCACCGTTTTCAAGAAATCCGGTGTGCAGTTTGACCCTACCAAGTACGAGTCGAAGCAGGTGTTTTACACCTCCAAAGACGGCACCAAAGTACCGATGCTCATCACGCACAAAAAGGGCTTGGTGATGAATGGTAAAAACCCCACGCTGCTCTATGCTTATGGTGGCTTTGGCGTGAATGTTACGCCCGGTTTTAGCACGTCCAATATCGTGCTGCTGGAGAACGGCGGCATTTATGCCGTGCCCAACCTGCGCGGCGGTGGCGAGTACGGCGAAACCTGGCACCAAGCGGGCACTAAGCTCAAAAAGCAGAACGTGTTCGACGACTTTATCGCTGCCGCCGAGTATTTAGTAAAGAACAACTATACCTCTAAAGATTACCTCGCCATTTCGGGAGGCTCCAACGGCGGGCTGCTCGTAGGCGCTGTCATGACGCAGCGCCCCGACCTGAGTAAAGTTGCGTTCCCGGCCGTGGGGGTAATGGATATGCTGCGCTACAACCAGTTTACGGCTGGCGCTGGCTGGGCCTACGACTACGGCACCGCTCAAGATTCCAAAGAGATGTTTGAATACCTCTACAAGTACTCGCCCTACCATGCGCTGAAGCCGGCCAACTACCCCGCCACGATGGTAACGACTGCCGATCACGACGACCGCGTAGTGCCTGCGCATTCCTTTAAGTTTGGCACCCGCCTCCAGGAAATGCAGAAAGGCTCGGCGCCCGTGCTCATTCGCATCGAAACCAAAGCCGGCCACGGCGCTGGTCGCTCCACGGCGCAGGTTATTAGTGAGCAGACCGACAAGTGGGCCTTCATGTTTCAGAACATGGGCGTACCGTATTCGGCCGCTACTAACTAGTTAGTGTCACTTAATACACATAAAAAAGCCCCCTAAATTTAGATTTGGGGGCTTTTTTTTGGCGCTGGCAATTACGTGGTTATCAGGCTTTCTTTCCCGAATACTCTGCCACTTTCACGACGGCTTTACCGGTGTTTTCACCATGAAATAAGCCCAGAAAAGCGGCTGGCAATTGGTCGAAGCCATCGGTAATAGTTTCCTGATATTGTAAGTGGCCCTGCTGATACCATTCGGAGAGTTGCTGCATTGCTTCTGGCCACCGCGGCAAATAGTCGCTGACGATAAAGCCTTGCAGGCGCGAGCTAGTTACGAGCAGCTTCCCCTCGGGGCGCGGCCCTACGGGCGCTTCCGTGGCATTGTAGCTCGAAATCTGACCGCAGAGGGCAATGCGCGCATGCTTGTTGAGCAGATTATACACCGCATCGCTGATAGTACCACCCACGTTGTCGAAGTAGCAGTCGACACCGTGGGGAGCGGCTGCGGCCATGGCTTGGGCTATGTCGGAAGTGGTTTTGTAGTTGATAACTTCGTCAAAGCCCAGCTCCTTCAAATACGCTATTTTCTGGTCGGAGCCAGCAATGCCAATCACGCGGCAATCTTTGATTTTGGCTAGTTGCCCCACCACAAGCCCCACGGCACCAGCCGCACCCGACACCACCACGGTTTCGCCCGCTTTGGGCTGACAGATATCCAGCAACCCGAAATAAGCCGTGATGCCCGGCATCCCGAGCAAGCCCAGATAATAACCCAGCGGCGCCTGATCAGTAGGAATTGGTTGCAACCCGCGCCCATCCGACAGGCTGTACTCCTGCCAAGGCAGTGAGCCCACCACCACGCTCCCTACCGGCAGCTTCGGATGTTGGCTTTCCACTACTTCGGCCACCACAGCACCTTCCATGGGCTGGCCGACCTCAAATGGCGGCACATATGATTTGCCCTCGTTCATACGGCCGCGCATATAGGGGTCAACGGAAACGTAAAGGGCCTTCAGCAACACCTGGCCCTGCTGGGGCGAGGGTACATCAATGGTTTTGAAGGTAAACTGGGCGGCCGTTGGCTCCCCTTTAGGGCGGCTGGCGAAGAGAATAGTTTGGCTTTGCATGGCAGATTGGAAAGAAAATGAAAGCAAAAAAAGCCCCCAATAGCATATAGTACGATGCAAAAGCCCCCACAGATAAAAACTCAAGCTAAATAGCTTTGCGCCGTTGTGATTGGCAGTAGATGTGAAACAGCCCTCTTTTATCTGGCTAAAAAAGCCCCCCAGTATAAGTGCTGGGGGCTTTTTTGTCAGGTGAAGCACAATTTCATATTGCTTTTAGCTTTAGCAGATCTATATCAGTTGGGTACATATCAACCAAAGCGTACCGCTTATGATTAGTAATTTCCATTTCATCCAGCACGTCTACCATATCCTTATACTTGGCATCTGAAGTGGTTTTGATAAGGACTATAGTTCGGGGGTTGTCCCGTTGTAGTCGCAGCAATACCTGCCGCAGCCCTGCCGGTCCCAAATTGGTTGTGTGTACTTCGGGTAAATAATCGTCAGCATTCAGGCCAAAATAATAATATACTTGATGGTTTTTCCCTAATAGTAGAGTCATTACGCTTCCTCCGCAACTAAAACCATCAGGTGGATCATGTGGCATGGGTCGCGCAGGCATTGCCAGTTCTACTACAGCAGGCTTAGCAAAATCCGCCGCCATAATAAAAAACGTCACCAGCATAAATCCCAACCCAACCATAGGCGTCATGTCGAGAACGAGCTTGCTAGAGAAGCGGCGGCCGTGCTTGCGGCGCTTCAGGGAGTCGTTGCTATTTGTATCAGCCATAGAACAGCAGGATATAGTGAAATTATAATAGAGCAACGGCACTGCCAGCCTGCTTATTGCGTGTAGCTATGGTAGGCTAATAAGTGGTACAACTGACTCAGAATCTACTTTATCTACTGCGCTATCGATGCTACCAGCTTTGTATCGGCCCAATGCCAGGCTTCATCCAGCTGCTGCTTTGTTTGCTGCGCTTTGGCCTTGTTGTTCGCACCCAGGTAAGCCTGATATAGCCCCGACAAAGCCCAGCCATTGTGCGGTAGCCGCTCTAAGTCCTGCTGATAGACCGCAATGGCCTCATCGTACTGCTTGTCAGCGAGCAGTACGGCGCCCAGCTGGTGCCGAACCGAGAAAAACCAATCGGGGGGCTCGTTGTATTTGAGCGCGTCTTCCAGCACCACGGCCTGACGGAGTACGGCAATACTTTGCGCGTGCTTGCCTTCCCCGTGCAAAATGGCGCCATCCAGCTCCCGTTGGGCAATGTCGGTGATGGCGCGCATGGAGTTGATGCCGAACAAAATACCCTTCAGAGTAGAATCCCGGCCTAGCACCCGCAGCTGTTCTAGCTCGCGGCGCGCATTCACGGTGTTCTTTTTGGCTACCCACGCCATGCCCCGGGCATAGTGCCGAATGGCTTGCGGGTACACCAGCGTGGTATCGAAGTTTTTCATGGCCAGCACCTCATCCCAGCGCCCAAACTTCACGGCCACATTGTACGGGATAGTATAGAAGTGTTGCAGCGAGGGACCCATCACTGGGTTTTTCATCAGAGGCTTACTTACATAGGCGGCTAGCTTGGCGGCTCCGCGCAGGGCCACTTTGCTGTTGCCTTCTAGCGTAGCGGTGGCCGTCAGGAAGTGATAGTTGTGCGGATGATATCCCAGTGGGTAAGCGCCTTGGGCATGGCAGGCAGCCGTATAGCTGCTATCCGCTTGCAATGCCTCCAGGTTAGCCAGCGTGCCTTGGTGGTAGGCGCCGGTTCGGATGTAGGTGTGCGAGGGCATATGCAGCAAATGCCCCGCGCCAGGTACCAAATGAGTCAGCAAATCGGCGCTTTTATTGGCCGCATCCGGATGGGTAGATGCCTCCGTAGCGTGAATGTAGAAATGGTTGGCGCCGGCATGGTTTGGATGCCCCTTGAGCACCTGCTTCAGAGTGCCCACAATTTTGGCCGTCCAAGGCTGGGGCTGACCGTTTTTCTGCCAGAGGTCCCACGGGTGCAGGTCCATCACGGCCTCGGCATACATCGCCCCAATATCCGGGTCATCGGGGTACTGCTGATACACCTTTTTGAGAGCCGCGGCGTAGGCCTGATCGTAGCCCGACCGATCAGCGACCGGGCCGGGCGGATAGCGCTTTGCCAGTGCCCTAATCAGCGCTTGCTCTTTCGGGCTGGCCGTTGCCGCCAGCCGTTGCGCCTTCTGCACCGCCTCATAGGCCCGCTTGAAATTATCGGGCTCCATGCCCGCGTTGTAATTCGGCCCCAGCACGTAGCTATAGCCCCAGTAGCCCATCGCACAAGTAGAATCCTGACGGGTGACTTCGTAAAATGAGCGGGCTGCCTCGGCGTGGTTGAAGCCGTAGGCGAGCATCAGGCCCTGATTGAAGTACTGAATGGCTTCCGGGTTTTTAGAGCTGATGGGAAACGTAATTCCCTCTAAACCTGGCAGGTGGGGGGCTTTTTTGCCCGATGCATACCAAGCCGTATCCACGACAACGGGCGGTGCGCACATCGTGACCGTAACGGGCTGCGAGGCTGGCGAAACCCGGCGCGCAGTCTGCTCTTTGGGAGTGCAGCCGGCTCCTATTCCCAACGCCACCAGCCCAACCCAAACGCTATATCTCAGCATACAATTACTTGTTGAAAATGAGACATGCCCGGAGGCTACACAGCTATTTGCGCCGCGGGGGCTTTTTCAAAATCCATCGAGGGCGCGTTCCCGAAGTCAGCGGATCAATCCATTTGTGATCAGCAGCGAATACCTGTTATTAAGGTACAAAACGTCGTAATTATCTGCAATAGAGCTCACTAAAAGGCAGTTGCGGCCTCTCCGGCAACTGGCAGGCAGGTGGTTACGTGCCTACTGTGGCGCTTGCAACTGCCCTAATTCTTCTCTAGCTTACTACTACGCCCACACGTTTTGCCCCCAGCCGCCGCGCCTTTGGTAAGCCTGGTCAGCGACCGCCGACTCGTAGCGGGCCTTCCTCTTCCCGCTTTTCTCCTGGCTATGATTGTTCGAGAAACGCCCCACAGCTTTACCTGCATTGCCCAGCACGAGCACGCGCATGTTTCCGGGGCGATGGCCGATCATTGGCGGGATGTGTATTTTGGCGATGCGGCGCGGCGGGCTGATGTGGTGCTGGCCGTGTATGAGCACGACCGAGGCTGGATTCCGCTGGATGCCGAACCGCTTTGGAACGAGCAGACGCAGGCGCCCCACTCCTTCCTCGACTTCCCGCCAGTGCCCCGCCTTCAGCACTACGAGCAGGGCATCACGGAGCTGGAAAACCGTGCGCCTTACGCGGGCCTGCTATCCAGCCTGCACTACACTGGCTTTCCTGAAATGGCCAAACTAGCCGCGGGTCGGCAGTTTCTGCAACGAGAGGAAAGCCGCCAGCAACGGCTCAGGCAGCAGTTGGGTCTCACAGCATCAGCACAGCCCACACTCGATTTTCATGTGCAGCTGCTTAAGTTTCTCGACCGCTTGTCGCTGTACCTATGCCTGAACGAGCCGGGTGCCACTAAAGAACAGGAACACTCATGGTACAAAGCCGGCATCCCCTTCTCCGATTATTTCGACTTCACTGGCCATCAGCTTATCCAAACCAAATGGACTTCTAAAAATGAGGTGCAGGTCGTGCCGTTTCCCTTTGATGAAGCCTTCTGCGTGACGCTGCCTTACAAAGAGCTGCGCAAAACCGAGTTGGCAACCGATGGCTTACTGGCCTGTTATCAGCGTGCTCTGGTTCAGAAATCCCAGGTTTGGATTACTGAATAAATATTTCCCGGACGCAGCGTGCTCGGGGGGCTTTTTTTGCTATTACGGTTGCCGGAATAGGATGACTCTATTTGCGAAAACACAATTCCCTGCTTACAATCCTAAGCTGAGTTTGATGAAGCAGAAAGAAGTGGCCTAAAGACCAAAATTCTACTCCCAAATACGGACACATTTACGCCGCAGTAAGCCACCTTTCTGAAATTACTTTGTCTGTTTATCAGTAACTTAAGGCTAAATCATTCATCCTAAACCCTCTTTCAATCATGAACGACCAAACCGCTTTAATTACCGGTGCCTCCAGCGGCATTGGTTTCGAGCTGGCCCGGTGCTTCGCACGCGACGATTACCGCGTCGTGCTAGTTGCCCGCCACCTCGACGAGCTAAAGGAGGCGGCCCGCCTGCTTCATCAAGAATTTGGAGGTGTTGATATTGTGCTCCTGCCCTTTGACCTGAGCCGACCTGAAACGCCTGAGCAGATTTATGAAGAAACGAACAAGCGTGGGCTGCAAATTGACGCCCTGGTGAACGATGCTGGCTTCGGCGAAACCGGCTACTTCACCGACACCGATATCGGCACTGAGCTGAACATGATTCAGGTAAATACGGCCTCGCTCGTGCACCTGACCAAGCTGTATCTGCGTGATATGGTGGAGCGCAATTACGGCCGCATTTTGCAGTTGGGCTCTATTGCTTCGTTCTCGCCCAGCCCTTGTCAAGCCGTGTACGCCGCCACAAAGGCCTTCGTACTCAGCTTCACCGAGGCCATACAGCACGAGCTGAAGCAGCAGAAATCAGCCGTCACAATGACGATTCTGTGCCCACCGCCCACCGATACCAACTTCTTCCACGTGGCCCACGCCGAGCATACCCGCGCCGCCAGCCACGCTGTTTCGGCCCGCGAGGTGGCCGAGGGCGGCTACGACGACATGATGGAAGGCGAAGCTCGCTCGCTGCCCACTGTCAGCGCCAAATTCAACTTTTTCTCCAGCCTAGTTCTCCCCGACTCTATGCTGGCCACCCTGATGAACACGCAGCTACAAAGTGCCAGACGCTAATCCGACCCTCCGCTGAGAACGCCTCCCAACCAATTCGGCCGGGGGGCGTTTTTATTTATATTCAAGGCTCCTACGAGCCTACCACCTTATCACATCTATTAGCCACTATTTGAGAAAAATGGATACGGATACCCCACGCGTTTTTTCCGCCGATACTGAGGAGGCTTTATGGCAGCAGGTGACTGCCGATATGCAGCAGCAAAACGATTTATTTGACTACGATGCTGAGCTGGTGCAGGCGGGCTACCACATGCGCATGGCCATCGAGATTGACTTGGGGGGCGGTTTTGAGGGCGGCTTCGAAACCACGGCTTTTACCGCTTTAGTCCCCAACCAAACACCTCTGCGCTTTTCTATGCACGAGCAGGACTGGGTGCATGAAATTGGCAAGCTGCTCGGCCTCACCGACATAGAGCTGGGCGACCCGGAACTAGACGCCACTTTTATCATCACCACCAACAGCGCCGAGATACTCCGCGACCTGCTGCTTTCCGACCCTGAGCTGCGCCAAACACTGCTGCGCCACTCCACGGCGCGCCTGGCTCTGGCTCCAACCTCCGAAAGCCCCGCCGCCGAAGTCTACCTAATGTTCACCAAAGACGCCGGTATCATAGACCCGGCCGAGCTACGCGAAGTGTATCACCTCATGATCACGCTGTTGCAGAAAATCATGTCTTTACCCATTCCCGCTCTCGACGCACCAGTGTCGTAAGCGCCGACTGTATTTCTAGCTTTTTTCTTCCTGTCGTCAAGAAGCTGGCTGGCTATGCTCTATCCTTATTTACTGTGGATTGAGCAAGTGTATAAAGCACTCACATTTATTGGCAAAAGTGGGGTGAAAGGATAATTTAGCAGTATACCCTCTCCGCTATGCTCTCTTTTCTTCCCACTTCTGTTGTTAACACCGTCGCTGCTGGTTTCAGCGTTTTGTTTGGGCTACATTCCTCAGTAGTCACACTGCCGCACGTTAGCCCCAGCGCTTCACTCAGCACATCTTCGCCCACAACTACTGCCCTGGCCACGCTGGCACCTGCGCCAACCTATACGGTCATCGACCTGATGCCGGACTTCTGGAAATTCTGGCAACAAGCCAAAGACAAAGACGAGCAAACCCAGGTGCAGCTATTCCGGCAGCTGGTCTCAAATCCTCATGCCGAGGTGTACAACAACAAGGTGTTGGGGGGCAGCTCCGACAAAACGTTTGACGATGATTTGCCGCAGCGCTACCCGAAAATAATGGCCCTAGTGCAGCCCAAAATGGCCATTGTGGAGCGCCTATCGAAGCAAATCGACAAAGACCTGCCGCGCTACGAGAGTCGCTTCCGCAAGACGTTTCCCGATCTAAACTATAGCGGCCGCATCTACTTCATGTTCTCGCTGGGGGCTTTTGATGGCGGCACGCGCACTATCGAAGGCAAGCAGGCGCTATTATTTGGCCTCGATATGATGGCCTACGTGTACGGTGACGAAGCCGATCCGGAGCCCTTCTTTGACCACGAGCTATTCCACGTGTATCACTCGCAGTTTATGGAAGAAGATGACCAGCTCATCGCGGCTTTGTGGCGGGAGGGGTTGGCTACTTACGTGGCCCATGCCCTAAACCCCAAGGCGGCGGGCGTCGGGTTGTTTGGGTTGCCGCGCAATACGCCCGAGCGCACCCAAGCTGATTTGCCCCGCTACGCCCGCGAATTGCACGCGGTTTTAAGCTCTACCTCCAGCGATGATTACGCCCGTTACTTTTTGGGTGGCCGCGACGAGCAAGCGCCTACTCCTGCTCGCTCCGGCTACTACCTCGGTTACCTCGTAGCCGAAAAGCTGGCCAAGAAGCATTCCTTGCCGGAGTTGGCCCATGCTACCTTAAGCAAGCTCCGTCCCGAAATAGAGCAGGCTCTAACTGAATTGGAAGCCCAGCCAGTGACAAAATAACCCTTCTCTAGGTAGCTGAGGGGGACAAATGTTAGCTAATTCCAAGTAGTAGGTTTGTGCTATGCCCATGTCTTGGTCAGCGGCCATAATTATTAACTACATGCGCCCCGCATTGATCGAATACGGTCAGCTTAATGCTGGGCTGTGAGGACATATTTGCCTATAATTCTATAAACTCATGAATCCATAATTAATAGATCAATTTCCATATATATCTCTCTTAATTTAATCAAATAATACTATTTGCAGGGGCATCGCTATTTATACCCAGCGAGCTATTATTTAACTTGTCTGCTCTTAATTAGCACCCTCATATTATTCTTAAGGACAATATTTGTTCGAAAAGGCTTTTCTTCTTTTTGATTTCTAAAAACCACCTTCTCCTATCCTCCGTGCAAAAACCATATAATATTCTCAGCCTATACATTGTCTTATCTTTCGCGGCCTGTAGCAAAGACAATGATGACAACCCCGTACCTACCAAATCGGAGCCGAAGCCGGACTTTACAGTAGGGTATTATTTCACTAATCAGGGGGATTCTAAAGTTGAGACGGTATGGCTCCAGACGAAGACTTTTTATCCTGGCAAAAATGCCTCGGAGAGTAATCGCCTACAGTTTTACGATAATACCTATCCTAATATTACCCCAACTCAGCAGATTGCGCACGTTTTTACCGAGCCCCATATGGACAAGAAGCTCTATCCGGGCTGTACTACCTATATGACGGTGGTTTTGCGCTTCCGCAACCGTGTGTATACTCCTTTCCCCGCTGCCGCTGTTCCCGCCGACGGGCACCGCTTCCGCGTCTTCGAGTTGCCCGCTGACACCGTAACCGCAGCAGCCAACTGTACGCGCAGTTTCAACTGGCCCTCCGACACGCTAAAATACCCCGAAGTGCGCTTTTATAACTAGCACCAGCGCTTTTCATTCCTGGCTGTTAACGGATTATAAAATCTCCGCAGGCGCTGCATTCAGTAGCTTCTGTAGCTGTTGCGCGTTCAGCACTCCGGCTCCGCCAATGCCGTTGTTGAAATAGATATAAGCCTCGCGTACTGTACGCTCAGCCTGAATTTCTTGGGCCACGCGCTGCAAAAACGCCTCATTGTACGGCGATGTGTACAGCACGGGCACGCCGTGAAAGCGGTAGTACACCTGTGGCGTGTTCACGATTACTTCATCAGGCAGGGCTGCCGGGTAGCTTTGCCCCACGAACGTAATGTTGCGCCGGCTCAGCTCTCGCAGGATTTCACCATCCCACCAGCTTGGGTGCCGAAACTCCACCACGTTGTGAAAGTCAGGATCGAGCTGTTCCAGCATACGACCCAACAGTTCCTCCGTGTAGGCGGCTTTGGGGGGCAATTGGAATAGAATCGGGCCCAGCTTTTCGCCC
The window above is part of the Hymenobacter radiodurans genome. Proteins encoded here:
- a CDS encoding NUDIX hydrolase — protein: MLVPEVLLNPKLIDKIAWLHLHEGKLLSTRSRGKDRYYIPGGKREAGETDEQTLLREIKEELTVDLQPTSLVYRGTFEASAHGHAADVVVRMTCYSAHYTGILQPAAEIEEVIWLTYQHRPQVSAVDQLIFDWLRQQSLLAD
- a CDS encoding prolyl oligopeptidase family serine peptidase, with translation MMKLILPSLAALLLGSQAYAQSNIKTLPYPPTKKVDTVTTYFSTKVADPYRWLENDQATDTKAWVTEQNKVTQNYLSQIPYRDAIRKRLETLWNYEKYSAPYKEGKYTYFSKNTGLQSQYVLYRQQGEGTPEVFLDPNKFSKDGTTSLAGINFTKDGSLAAYQISEGGSDWRKVIVLKTDNKSIVGDTLKDVKFSGLAWKGNDGFYYSSYDKPKAGSQLAGLTQYHKLFYHKLGTPQASDKLVFGGDKTPRRYVNASLTEDERFLIITAANTTTGNELYVQDLSKPNSTIVQMVSDEKNEHNVVDNVGGKLYVHTNLNAPNFRVVTVDAANPTPANWKDLIPESKNVLSVSTGGGKIFANYLKDATSLIEQYDMNGKKERSIALPSVGSAGGFGTKKEEKETYYTFTSYIYPPTIFKYDIASGKSTVFKKSGVQFDPTKYESKQVFYTSKDGTKVPMLITHKKGLVMNGKNPTLLYAYGGFGVNVTPGFSTSNIVLLENGGIYAVPNLRGGGEYGETWHQAGTKLKKQNVFDDFIAAAEYLVKNNYTSKDYLAISGGSNGGLLVGAVMTQRPDLSKVAFPAVGVMDMLRYNQFTAGAGWAYDYGTAQDSKEMFEYLYKYSPYHALKPANYPATMVTTADHDDRVVPAHSFKFGTRLQEMQKGSAPVLIRIETKAGHGAGRSTAQVISEQTDKWAFMFQNMGVPYSAATN
- a CDS encoding NADP-dependent oxidoreductase — encoded protein: MQSQTILFASRPKGEPTAAQFTFKTIDVPSPQQGQVLLKALYVSVDPYMRGRMNEGKSYVPPFEVGQPMEGAVVAEVVESQHPKLPVGSVVVGSLPWQEYSLSDGRGLQPIPTDQAPLGYYLGLLGMPGITAYFGLLDICQPKAGETVVVSGAAGAVGLVVGQLAKIKDCRVIGIAGSDQKIAYLKELGFDEVINYKTTSDIAQAMAAAAPHGVDCYFDNVGGTISDAVYNLLNKHARIALCGQISSYNATEAPVGPRPEGKLLVTSSRLQGFIVSDYLPRWPEAMQQLSEWYQQGHLQYQETITDGFDQLPAAFLGLFHGENTGKAVVKVAEYSGKKA
- a CDS encoding ExbD/TolR family protein — translated: MADTNSNDSLKRRKHGRRFSSKLVLDMTPMVGLGFMLVTFFIMAADFAKPAVVELAMPARPMPHDPPDGFSCGGSVMTLLLGKNHQVYYYFGLNADDYLPEVHTTNLGPAGLRQVLLRLQRDNPRTIVLIKTTSDAKYKDMVDVLDEMEITNHKRYALVDMYPTDIDLLKLKAI
- a CDS encoding tetratricopeptide repeat protein; translation: MLRYSVWVGLVALGIGAGCTPKEQTARRVSPASQPVTVTMCAPPVVVDTAWYASGKKAPHLPGLEGITFPISSKNPEAIQYFNQGLMLAYGFNHAEAARSFYEVTRQDSTCAMGYWGYSYVLGPNYNAGMEPDNFKRAYEAVQKAQRLAATASPKEQALIRALAKRYPPGPVADRSGYDQAYAAALKKVYQQYPDDPDIGAMYAEAVMDLHPWDLWQKNGQPQPWTAKIVGTLKQVLKGHPNHAGANHFYIHATEASTHPDAANKSADLLTHLVPGAGHLLHMPSHTYIRTGAYHQGTLANLEALQADSSYTAACHAQGAYPLGYHPHNYHFLTATATLEGNSKVALRGAAKLAAYVSKPLMKNPVMGPSLQHFYTIPYNVAVKFGRWDEVLAMKNFDTTLVYPQAIRHYARGMAWVAKKNTVNARRELEQLRVLGRDSTLKGILFGINSMRAITDIAQRELDGAILHGEGKHAQSIAVLRQAVVLEDALKYNEPPDWFFSVRHQLGAVLLADKQYDEAIAVYQQDLERLPHNGWALSGLYQAYLGANNKAKAQQTKQQLDEAWHWADTKLVASIAQ
- a CDS encoding DUF3891 family protein, whose protein sequence is MIVRETPHSFTCIAQHEHAHVSGAMADHWRDVYFGDAARRADVVLAVYEHDRGWIPLDAEPLWNEQTQAPHSFLDFPPVPRLQHYEQGITELENRAPYAGLLSSLHYTGFPEMAKLAAGRQFLQREESRQQRLRQQLGLTASAQPTLDFHVQLLKFLDRLSLYLCLNEPGATKEQEHSWYKAGIPFSDYFDFTGHQLIQTKWTSKNEVQVVPFPFDEAFCVTLPYKELRKTELATDGLLACYQRALVQKSQVWITE
- a CDS encoding SDR family NAD(P)-dependent oxidoreductase, which gives rise to MNDQTALITGASSGIGFELARCFARDDYRVVLVARHLDELKEAARLLHQEFGGVDIVLLPFDLSRPETPEQIYEETNKRGLQIDALVNDAGFGETGYFTDTDIGTELNMIQVNTASLVHLTKLYLRDMVERNYGRILQLGSIASFSPSPCQAVYAATKAFVLSFTEAIQHELKQQKSAVTMTILCPPPTDTNFFHVAHAEHTRAASHAVSAREVAEGGYDDMMEGEARSLPTVSAKFNFFSSLVLPDSMLATLMNTQLQSARR
- a CDS encoding DUF2268 domain-containing putative Zn-dependent protease (predicted Zn-dependent protease with a strongly conserved HExxH motif), translated to MLSFLPTSVVNTVAAGFSVLFGLHSSVVTLPHVSPSASLSTSSPTTTALATLAPAPTYTVIDLMPDFWKFWQQAKDKDEQTQVQLFRQLVSNPHAEVYNNKVLGGSSDKTFDDDLPQRYPKIMALVQPKMAIVERLSKQIDKDLPRYESRFRKTFPDLNYSGRIYFMFSLGAFDGGTRTIEGKQALLFGLDMMAYVYGDEADPEPFFDHELFHVYHSQFMEEDDQLIAALWREGLATYVAHALNPKAAGVGLFGLPRNTPERTQADLPRYARELHAVLSSTSSDDYARYFLGGRDEQAPTPARSGYYLGYLVAEKLAKKHSLPELAHATLSKLRPEIEQALTELEAQPVTK
- a CDS encoding DUF72 domain-containing protein, with translation MSAYYIGCSGFSYRDWKGVLYPEGLPPRKWFAYYQFNTLEVNVTFYRMPELKVFETWFAQSPADFRFAVKAPRIVTHYKKFNAEAAPVLADFYGTVREGLGEKLGPILFQLPPKAAYTEELLGRMLEQLDPDFHNVVEFRHPSWWDGEILRELSRRNITFVGQSYPAALPDEVIVNTPQVYYRFHGVPVLYTSPYNEAFLQRVAQEIQAERTVREAYIYFNNGIGGAGVLNAQQLQKLLNAAPAEIL